From a region of the Paraburkholderia hospita genome:
- a CDS encoding GNAT family N-acetyltransferase, with protein MDEPNLRLDIVSDPVEFRALKPEWNELWSRAEGRYHQAFTACWLCWTKVAQPRGRKLCCITLRQQGRLVMVWPLVVYRKLCWTVVRPLASESTDYTNILVQDGPTARKAIERAWCAVQKRCGADIILLPFLNADSKLFELASRKRGVVTKTVHPVAVAMLRSETDWRSFSSSLGTLFKNKPGALERRLSKKGDVRIRFLGPEDGEENARLVDWMFHCKRQWADRVDKKGAWLYSMEYRNFLVALLNQTDGEVIARLVVVSLDGAPLAVNILGLGKTCVDDLIGGFDPAYSRQSPGAIATEHCVKWALEHQLDLDCGAGSEKYKGYWSRNHILTMWSMQIANTRWGLLAFQGENLRRLFRWQPPVDKTEESLAAV; from the coding sequence ATGGATGAACCGAATTTACGTCTTGACATTGTTAGTGACCCTGTCGAGTTTCGTGCCCTGAAACCGGAATGGAACGAGCTCTGGTCAAGAGCGGAAGGCCGCTACCACCAGGCTTTCACAGCATGCTGGTTGTGCTGGACCAAGGTCGCCCAACCACGCGGCAGAAAACTATGCTGCATCACCTTGCGCCAGCAAGGTCGGCTTGTCATGGTATGGCCGCTCGTCGTGTACCGGAAGCTCTGTTGGACGGTTGTGCGTCCGCTTGCGAGCGAATCTACGGACTATACGAACATCCTTGTGCAGGACGGACCGACGGCTCGGAAGGCGATTGAACGCGCGTGGTGCGCGGTCCAAAAGCGATGCGGCGCCGATATCATCCTCCTACCGTTTCTGAATGCTGATTCGAAATTGTTCGAACTGGCGTCGAGGAAGCGAGGCGTTGTAACGAAGACGGTGCATCCAGTGGCGGTCGCAATGTTGCGCAGTGAGACCGATTGGAGGTCTTTTAGCTCGTCGCTTGGAACATTATTCAAAAACAAGCCTGGTGCACTGGAACGGCGCCTGTCGAAAAAGGGAGATGTGAGAATTCGCTTTCTTGGACCCGAGGACGGCGAGGAAAATGCTCGTTTGGTGGATTGGATGTTTCACTGCAAGCGCCAGTGGGCCGATCGCGTGGACAAAAAGGGGGCATGGTTATACTCGATGGAATATCGAAATTTTCTTGTCGCCTTGCTCAACCAGACCGATGGCGAAGTCATTGCTCGACTCGTAGTCGTCAGCCTCGATGGCGCGCCGCTTGCGGTGAACATTTTAGGGTTGGGCAAGACCTGTGTGGACGATCTTATAGGGGGCTTTGATCCCGCCTACTCGCGGCAGTCGCCCGGCGCCATTGCGACAGAGCATTGCGTTAAATGGGCGCTCGAACATCAGCTCGACCTTGACTGCGGTGCCGGCTCCGAAAAATATAAAGGCTACTGGAGTCGTAACCACATCTTGACGATGTGGAGTATGCAAATCGCAAACACACGATGGGGACTACTCGCCTTTCAAGGAGAGAACCTCCGTCGGCTCTTCCGTTGGCAACCGCCAGTTGACAAAACGGAGGAGAGTCTTGCTGCGGTTTAG
- a CDS encoding IS5 family transposase, with translation MRKPYPTDVSDEEWSFVAPYLTLMDEAAPQRKYELREMFNALRWIVRAGAPWRMMPNNFPAWEMVYQQTQRWLQAGCFENMVCDLRSIIRVAQGRQGQPSAVILDGRTMQSTCESGPRAGYDGYKRKRGSKVHIAVDTLGHLLAVHVTPANEQERAQVGELARQVQDITGETVKVAFADQGYTGEDAAQAARNEGIELQVIKLQEAKKGFVLLPRRWVVERSFGWLNRFRRLARDYERLPETLAGLHFVVFAMLMLVHAVPVLRSS, from the coding sequence ATGCGCAAGCCTTACCCAACAGACGTGTCCGACGAAGAGTGGAGTTTCGTGGCGCCGTATCTGACATTGATGGATGAAGCGGCCCCGCAGCGCAAATACGAACTGCGCGAAATGTTCAACGCGTTACGCTGGATCGTGCGTGCCGGTGCGCCGTGGAGAATGATGCCCAACAACTTTCCCGCGTGGGAGATGGTGTACCAGCAGACCCAGCGGTGGCTGCAGGCAGGTTGTTTTGAGAACATGGTCTGCGATTTACGCTCGATCATCCGTGTTGCGCAAGGTCGGCAGGGCCAGCCCAGCGCCGTGATTCTGGATGGGCGGACGATGCAATCCACTTGCGAGAGTGGTCCACGTGCGGGCTATGACGGCTACAAACGCAAGCGTGGCAGCAAAGTCCATATCGCGGTCGACACGCTGGGACATTTGCTTGCGGTACATGTGACACCGGCGAATGAACAGGAGCGCGCGCAGGTAGGCGAACTCGCGCGTCAGGTGCAGGACATTACGGGAGAGACGGTCAAGGTGGCCTTCGCAGATCAGGGCTACACAGGTGAAGATGCCGCTCAGGCTGCACGCAATGAGGGCATTGAGCTGCAGGTCATCAAACTGCAGGAAGCAAAAAAAGGCTTCGTGCTGCTGCCCCGGCGCTGGGTGGTCGAGCGCAGCTTCGGCTGGCTCAACCGTTTTCGCCGCCTCGCGCGCGACTATGAGCGATTACCTGAAACATTGGCGGGGCTTCATTTCGTTGTTTTTGCCATGCTTATGCTCGTGCATGCAGTGCCAGTACTTCGAAGTTCATAA